AAATAGTTCATTTTGCCGATGATACATCATTCATTACCTACTTTTTCAGGTTGAAGGGAAATCAACCGATTATACCTAGTGTAATTAATAGCACACTAATAGTTGATGTACAATGATTACTATGAACAATCTGCTACCAAATGTACTAGTTTCTTTTGCAGAATGCTATATCAGTGGATTTTTTGTAAGATATAGTAGGCAATCGAGCAGACGgattacctgatggtaagcgattaccgccgcccatggacacccgcaataacagaggggttgtaagtgcggtgccggatttaagatgggagtacgcttttttcttgaaggtcgtatcggtccagaaataccacaggcgacagttcatttcatagtttagctgtgcgaggcaggaagtttctggagaaacacatagttgaggactgccaaccatctaagtatACTATTAGGATGCTTTTGAATGATTAATGCTTAGAGATgccaaacctactcgttggatTGGATGGCATTCAAAATTACGCGTCTTACTGAAAAGTActctaagtttgaagggtattagctgaaATATAGACTTCTCGGAGAACTACAAacaaacaattgtacctattttattaatgtgacactgattttcaCACCTTTTTGTGTATAATCCTTAACAATGCAGCgcagccgcgtattcgcgtctaacgacagttccaaagtaaacaataatattttttttgctgtcGCGTATTTTTTGGTGTTTCGCATGTCCATCTGTTCTACTCTTCAGGTCGCATTACTAAACCGATTTACGGGATTTTTTTGGATAGGTTCGATAATAGGGTGGTCGAAACATATAAAGTtatgaaaattccttttccatgcaggtttttttttattccaatataCGTATAAAGTATCCATAAAACCAcattgccaaccctaataattgctcggagcaatgctgagccgaacggagccgagaatgccccgAAAGGAACAGTTTCATCCCCCTGACTGTACCTGTATTAGGCAATGGGTATTACGAACAATACGCTGTTATTTTTGAAAACTTACTCAAAAACGCGATTCGCTGGGATACTTCGACCGGTCTTCGGTCCTACGCAGTTTTGTTTTCATAACACTTTGGATTGTATCGTATaataagctgcagagataactgacctaCTGCATAGAAACAAACAAACGTCAAAAttcttcaaaaacatttttttttttcatttttaacccCCGGCGCAGAAACAGGGGTGTTaaatgtttgacgccaatgtcagtctgtggcatcgtagccgTTAAACGAATGGTccgatttcgatgcgttttttttaacttaaaaacgAGTTTTCTTCTAAGCTGGTTCTAAGCTATGTTAGATAAAAACCGAACCAGATAAGAATCGATGCAGTAGTTTAGAAGAGTATCAGCTTTTTTCCAAACTGATTTAAGGCATTTTTCGCATAAAATGGTTTAAAATCTTATGTTTAGTTTTTGCAATAGACCCTTCTTTAATTTTCCTGTCTAGAATAAAAATTAAGCCCGCTCAGCGTGTTGCGCGAGGTCTCCGATGACTGCCCCATAATCAAAATCCAAAGGCCATAATCTGCTTTGGGGGAAATTTGTGCTCAACGTCTACTTTTGGGAGTAAGTACCTAAACGTAAATATTTAGCAAGAGTTGCAACAGCATATAGATTTGAGCGGGTTAACTCAGGTGTTAAACTTGTTTAAtgtctccatacaaaatgatatgaCAAAGTCACACGTCCAAGTGAACCCATAGTGGAAGTACGGACTCCTGGAAAAAAGCTTCATGACCCCACAATTAtcgtttaacccttttccaggtaTAGTAcaatttatcgaccacatacgcgccaatagaatttcaactttagtattccgatttaaggttcaaattagattgcactttcggaaaatgcGACTTGcgttcaaatgaatcatcaaagctggattaattggaatatatttgtttttttttgggaaatccTTGTAAAttagtgcggcctggaaaagggttaaaaataatagttatactTAAATTACAACATAAAATCGAAACCTCCCTAAGAAGTAAGTTTGTGTGTAGTGTGTTTTGTAGTAGAAGGTAGaataagctgcctgtgcattcataaataaataataataaatacctcCCCAAGACAAATGGACCAACAATCAAATTTACGTCGAAGAGAGAAGCTATATATGGTATACGGATTGTTCCAAGAAAGGCAATGATGTAGGATGTGGGGTCTATGGCGAGAGACGTAAGCTGCCTTAATAAGACAGGCTtcaatcttccaggcagaagtcttcgccatcaacaaatgtgcggagattaacctggataGAAACGTAAGACACtaacatatctacatcaactcagacagccaagCTGGCACCACTGGGTATTTTCATACACATCATGTCAAAGCACATGGgtaataaaagaaacaaaatattaatttgcgcatattttttctttaatacgaGCATTTTACAACAATATTGAAACGAAATCATCATTTTGAGATCTGCTGCCAACATACACTACCGGCGCTcaacaaataaacataaacCGCGCACACTAATCTATATAAACAAGTCGCATAAGTACATACAGGCTTCCCAATATACTCTATACATACACTATAACTATATCACCACTGTCGCTCAGAGAACGTCCGCTAGGCACAGTCACGTTTGTTCGCTCACTAGTAGATCACTTCGTACACTGTGGCTTTCTTGTCGCCTGAACCCGTCACGATGTATTTGTCGTCGGAGGAGATGTCGCAGCTTAGTACTGATGATGATTCTTTTGACTGTGGACAAAAATGTTAATGTAAATAGATTGAAATTATAATCACAGACAGTTCAATTAATAGATGTGCTAAAGGGAAAAAATCTGATACACATTCAACTTTGTAAGGCATGCTTATATTAGGGCTGCTACGGTTGATTTGAGGCTAGTTTCCGATTGACATTTGATGTTAATTCACTTAATTTTCTAccttaaaacaaacaaaaccaaACAAAACAAAGTTTATATTATGATAGTTGATATTAACTCCGTCTAAATTTATGATGCTTGTAATATTGACTTTAGGACTATTGGTACAAGGTAGataatcaaatatatataaatcatcTGTCAATCACAAACTTAAGTACAACTTAGGTATAAGTAAAACTATAATTATCAGACTATGGTGTAGTTATAGCAAAGATTTATTGCGTGTATAATAAGAGTTAAGATATTGCCAAACATCAACTGTTGAGAATTGTCGTATAACGTAAGTACGAAACAGGTACAGTGCATTACATTAGTTAATAATTTCGAAGCACCATTTTTTTGCTTATCTCTTCTACAATTATAACTCGTAGATTTTAACGTTGAAACTAACGCATTCACTGCTAGCGTGAGCTATGCACTCCGCTTGTAGTTGATAACGTATTGTAGCGAAAAGCGGCTACGAACATACATATAATCCGCGcagcgggtcgctggcagtggATGTATTGAATGGCACTTATAGGTATAGACAGACATGTATATTACCTGGAATATGCTGGCGCCGTAGGGCGTGCGCCAGGCGTTGAGCAGGTTGTCCTTGCCGGTGGACACGAACCACTTGACACTATAGTATAGACAGACATATATATTACCTGGAATATGCTGGCGCCGTAGGGCGTGCGCCAGGCGTTGAGCAGGTTGTCCTTGCCGGTGGACACGAACCACTTGACACTATAGTATAGACAGACATATATATTACCTGGAATATGCTGGCGCCGTAGGGCGTGCGCCAGGCGTTGAGCAGGTTGTCCTTGCCGGTGGACACGAACCACTTGACACTATAGTATAGACAGACATATATATTACCTGGAATATGCTGGCGCCGTAGGGCGTGCGCCAGGCGTTGAGCAGGTTGTCCTTGCCGGTGGACACGAACCACTTGACACTATAGTATAGACAGACATATATATTACCTGGAATATGCTGGCGCCGTAGGGCGTGCGCCAGGCGTTGAGCAGGTTGTCCTTGCCGGTGGACACGAACCACTTGACACTATAGTATAGACAGACATATATATTACCTGGAATATGCTGGCGCCGTAGGGCGTGCGCCAGGCGTTGAGCAGGTTGTCCTTGCCGGTGGACACGAACCACTTGACACTATAGTATAGACAGACATATATATTACCTGGAATATGCTGGCGCCGTAGGGCGTGCGCCAGGCGTTGAGCAGGTTGTCCTTGCCGGTGGACACGAACCACTTGACACTATAGTATAGACAGACATATATATTACCTGGAATATGCTGGCGCCGTAGGGCGTGCGCCAGGCGTTGAGCAGGTTGTCCTTGCCGGTGGACACGAACCACTTGACACTATAGTATAGACAGACATATATATTACCTGGAATATGCTGGCGCCGTAGGGCGTGCGCCAGGCATTGAGCAGGTTGTCCTTGCCGGTGGACACGAACCACTTGACACTATAGTATAGACAGACATATATATTACCTGGAATATGCTGGCGCCGTAGGGCGTGCGCCAGGTGTTGAGCAGGTTGTCCTTGCCGGTGGACACGAACCACTTGACACTATAGTATAGACAGACATATATATTACCTGGAATATGCTGGCGCCGTAGGGCGTGCGCCAGGCGTTGAGCAGGTTGTCCTTGCCGGTGGACACGAACCACTTGACACTATAGTATAGACAGACATATATATTACCTGGAATATGCTGGCGCCGTAGGGCGTGCGCCAGGCGTTGAGCAGGTTGTCCTTGCCGGTGGACACGAACCACTTGACACTATAGTATAGACAGACATGTATATTACCTGGAATATGCTGGCGCCGTAGGGCGTGCGCCAGGCGTTGAGCAGGTTGTCCTTGCCGGTGGACACGAACCACTTGACACTATAGTATAGACAGACATGTATATTACCTGGAATATGCTGGCGCCGTAGGGCGTGCGCCAGGCGTTGAGCAGGTTGTCCTTGCCGGTGGACACGAACCACTTGCCGCAGCTGGCGAAGCGCAGCGACAGCACGCACGACTCGTGCAGGTGCAGCTGGTACTTGTCCGGCTTCACCGCGTGCAGCACCTCCACGTTGCTGTTCTCCATGCCCACCGCTAGCCACTCGCCTGGGGAATAAACGGTCTGGTTAATACACGTTCGAACTCGTAAGAAGCTTTTATAGCCTAATGTACAGGCAGTATCAATAGTACCGGATGAAACATCGCgctaaaagtatctgccaccctggaatacATTTCTAGAAAGAGATCTCTACATTacgcgttcaaaagtattttgtaACAGTCTACTTGTTACATATCAGTTTTCGTAAACTAAAGTAGATGTCACATACTGCAAAAGTGACCAAGCCCTCTGGTGGTTCCCAAGTTATTAGAAaattgatactgactgtacaatgTGTGTGAGCTGTGtttgaatataaataattttaattatgcaTAACAAGTCACACAAGTTCTATTGTTTCGTAAATTTTTCATTCCAACAATATCTACCCAGTTTTATTACCCACGATTCAAATTTgcttatcaaatattttgtataatggATGTTGTGTAATATTCACAGTTCCATAGAACAATTTGAAAGTACTCGTAATATTGCTGTAAAACGCGTTTGCTTCAGTGTGCAATAAAAAGCGTAACTGGGGGCCCCAAGTGTGCTTTGTCCGCTCCGTTCAAACTTGCGGTTTTCATAATACAATGCTTCATGTTACCAAATTATGAATTAGGCATTTTACCTGTAGGGCAGTATCCCAACGAGAAGATTTGAGAGCTGAAGTCATGTTGTTGCAACTGTCTGCCTTCTCTCAAATCCCACGACCTGTAACACAAACAATAAACATAAATGTAAGAGATGTTTTAAATCTACAAAAACGATTTTATTAAGGTGATCTGATTATAAACTACAACTACAAACTATCATGGTGAAACAAAGTAGTATACTGTCCagcattattaaatttaaaatagagtGGTGCTACACAGATCGCGCGTTTTCCGGAGAGCAATACCCGCAGCGACTTTCAGTACCGATACATTTGTGACTACAATTCAACAGCCGTTGTTCACagctacaggatgtttatttagtcacctgcaataatttacggggtgaatatataggtcataatgagcaacttttactatgggatcaaccccgaaatcgagaAAGAAAATTGGCTgttacatacattttggctttctgaccttgacattttctatgggagagtaaaatcTTTTCCGtgatttcgagtttggtcccatagtaatagttgctcagtatgacctatatatattcagcccgtaaattattgcaggtgactaaataaacattctgtataAATGAGCGTGAGAAGCGTTTCAAAAAGTAGCCGCATTAATATAAAAGGTTGGCATTCGCCAAGGTATTTTATAACCCCTTGACCGCCAAAGATGTCAACTGACGCGTGCGGCTACACCCCAATATCAACTTTCGTGCGTACCCACAAGGTTCAAGGCGCACGATaagcgtggcgttcaaagggtgaGGCGGGCGGTGTTAATTTAATGGTTAAAGAAATGCTAAATTGAATAATACATTAAGTAGTTTAGTACTGACCGCACAGTGTTGTCGAGGCCGCCGGTCCACAGCTTGGTGCCGTCGGCCGAGATGTCGATGCAGGAGGCGCCGTCCGTGTGGCCCTGGAACTGCCGCACCAGCGTCTGGTTGTGCAGGTCCCACACCGCGATGTTGCCGTCCGAACAACAGCTGAAGCACACCTGGAATACACGTTAAGTGTAAGTAAGAAAAACCCAAGTTAAGAATAAAGTAaatgaatagtattttatacaatcgttatataATAGAGAACTTTCAGTAGAGTACCGTGTTTAGCAAGGTTTTACGTACAAATAcgttcaaattttgaaaaaaaaaatattttttttttggcgaaatttactgaaactcatataacattttttccttcttttggcctcagaagtacgtggttcaaatctttcgggttcctcatgtagcaccgtgtatatcgatcttttctttctttcaaatatctgaacacgcctttattgtcaaggcgtCAGAGTgcgcgttcagatatttttgaccacctcggccggccgcttcgatatatcagATGGCAACTGTACCAGTATCACCACATTCTAATTTCCGCAGCAGCATAGATGGTCTATTACTTTCGTCTGAGTAAAGCTGTTAAGCTAAATCGGTTGTAAACCGCCAACTTTTGCTATGCCGCCGCGCTAAGATTAAAATTGATAATCTCCTAGTAGTACAATATTAACTTTCCTATTTATTATGAAGACATTGAAATACAAGTTGTGTAAATAGTACCTTTGCTTAGAGGAGAAACTAGATTATCTGGTTTAAGTAACCGTGATTAAAAGAGCCCATATCGGAACTTTACGCAGCGTTCTTTAGGTAATGTCATGTCGTAGGTGTTGCGTCtttgttatacattttattacgtAAATAGTGCGTTTTTTGAGGTCTCACAGATCCTTATCGCTTCTCCCCGGCCATGATGCGCGGCGTGGGCGACGCCGGACAGGTTGGAGGCTTCACCGCCGACTATGAGCGTGTCCGTCGGGGAGCTGCTCTGATGTGATAGTAGTACTCACCTTGGAGTCGGGGCGGATGGCGAGCGCGTAGCAGGCGGGCGCGGAGGAGGTGAGCTCGGCCTTGATGCGCGGCGTGGGCGACGCCAGGTCCCAGATGGACAGGTTGGAGGCTTCACCGCCGACTATGAGCGTGTCCGTCGGGGAGCTGCTCTGATGTGATAGTAGTACTCACCTTGGAGTCGGGGCTGATGGCGAGCGCGTAGCAGGCGGGCGCGGAGGTGAGCTCGGCCTTGATGCGCGGCGTGGGCGACGCCAGGTCCCAGATGGACAGGTTGGAGGCTTCACCGCCGACTATGAGCGTGTCCGTCGGGGAGCTGCTCTGATGTGATAGTAGTACTCACCTTGGAGTCGGGGCTGATGGCGAGCGCGTAGCAGGCGGGCGCGGAGGAGGTGAGCTCGGCCTTGATGCGCGGCGTGGGCGACGCCAGGTCCCAGATGGACAGGTTGGAGGCTTCACCGCCTACTATGAGTGTGCGCCCGTCGGGCAACAGCTTCACTGATCTGATGTAGTTGTCTCTTTGCTGGAATATTTATTCGATTGTAAGTCATTTGAAATTATTCCAAGTAACATAATACACGATTAGCGAGGAATGATAACTTATCATGCGCAATCATAGTGGGTAATAATGAGTTTACAAACTGATACAGATGatacaaacattattttctttatgaTACCACGTGGAAAAAAAATCGACACATGGCTTACAATTCACATGCTTCAGCAATTGAGATGCTTTTTTCTATTTTGGaatttatttaccaatattTTGTTAAGTCTTTGCTAGGTGTTTTGCGTTAATTCTATTTTTGTCTTGTTATTCTTCGCTATTACCTAAACATTGGTATAGTAGTTTATACAGAAAAGAAGCAACTTGAAAATTCAATTAAATGCAATAAGTAAATTCATAcatctaatttaaaaatatacccaAAACCCAAACCACGACAGTTACCCACTCACCAAGCAGTCCAACTGGCTAACTGGCGCCTTGCTCGGCTGGCTGATGTCCCACACCTTGACGCAGCCTTTGCCGCCGGTGTACACGTATTTGGTAGGCGACGAGACCGTCACCGCGCAGACCACTTCTCCATGGGCCAGGGCGGAAACTTGGCGCGCGTGCCGGGGGATCCCGGGGCCCATTAGCGCGTCAGGGGGAAAGGGCACGGGCTGCATTTGCCCTTCCGCTGATACGTGGAATGAGTAGGCTCTGAAAAAGATATTTGGTTTGAGGTATACTGTGAGGCTGGCAGGGTCGCAAAGTAAGAATAAATCTATCAAGCGACGACTTTGGCTACTACGAAGTGGTTTCGAATACCATGAAAATTCACATTTTCCCCACAAGCCTTGTCTTTGTTTATATTTCCCCAGCTACACACTTTGCTAATAGGCCCTCGTACTTGAAAGAATGTGCATAGCAAtgaaacataagactaatcatCAGTATACTTACGGTTTGCCACCAGGAATAGGCGCTAACGCTGCCGGTCCAATCGGCGGGCGCAGAGGCTCGTACGCCAGCGCAGCTCGCGCCGAGTACCCGGCCAGGCCGTACGCATCATGCGCACCGTTGCCCAGGTACGGGTACTGCAGCGCGGGGGGCTTCACTGCGGCCTTGAGAGGAGCcccggccgcgcccgcgccgctcgcGCCGGAAGTCGGCGTCACAGGCTTAGAGATCGGCGTGCTTGGCTTCTCATCGAGCTTTTTTGCTGACGGTGTTGAGGCGTTGCTTGACGTGCCTGACCTGAAATCGTAAGAAGTTGATCTGTTATTTTTATGTCCTATTTCATAGGTCTCAAAGGCCCCAAGAAATAGTCATTTGTCGACAGTTTATCGAAGCGCTTTCTTGTATGCATCTTACAGACGCCCGGTTCCCAATTTGCGTAGATATTGGTTTAAACCCTTTGAcagccaaagacgtcaactgacgcgtgCGGTAGCGCCGGTAGcaacccaatatcaacctttgcGTTCCGACAAGGatcacgatgacgcgccgcgcaCTTTAGGCGTTAAAAAACGTTGACCTGCTGTCCTTCTAACCCACAAGAAACAAGATTCATTAAAATCAGGCTAATCGTACACTGCATCAAACGCTTAGTGTTAAAGAAGTGTTAAGTCACGATAACATCATGTTGCACAAAACAGTGCAAGCGTGGTAACAAGAAGTCTTCTTGACACTAAAAACAAGTCAGTATCTCATTTCAGTGTTTGCTAAAACAAAagttcaaataatattcatcaatattatatttatagtgtgtatgagatatatatgtagtttataactatattagtttgcttttctttttaattcactgactttttttctttctccgcaccaattgtaagtgtcGCTGTTTGGCCCTACGTTTGTAAGTCAAccgactggtagagaatgcaatttggcattaagtacgccatttgtacattgttgtatatattttgtgcaataaagtttaaataaaaaaacaaatataagtcTGTACCTCCACAGATTACCGACGGTTTATCCATCAAAGCGTGTCTAATCCCATTACAGTTATTAGGAGTACACTAAACATCGGTGTCAGTAATTGATTTAGTGAGAAGACGGATTAGACGGCCGGCCGACTCCTACATACACTGACCCTATTAGAGGCATGTATTTGCTTAGTACGGCTTCTTTTAAATGGATAAAGCGATTATCGAGAATTTGTGCTCTACATAGAGCTTAGATAGAAACTGTGCGAGAGGTGTAAAACTCCGATCAAATAAAGGTAATTTTTCCGATTTGTTGGTCAAAAAAGGTACTAAGTAAATTACAAGTGAGatcaaaattgaaaatatccAATACATTCCGTGAATAGATTAGTTTTAAGTGAAACAATTCGAAGGGATCCAGCGGAGCAAAGGTTTTCGGAAGAAAAGGATTGGATAATTTAAGAGTTCAAATAATAAGTATGCTACCTAGGGCTATGAGGTGGGTGCTCCTTTTTGGGCTGCAGCTTGTCGAGACCATTTTCTCGGGGAGAGGGCGCTCCGTTGTGCGGCGACGTGGGCTCTTCACTTGCGTCGTCTACCACTAGTTCctgaaaatatttatgaatagaTTTGTCATTCACTCATATCATCTACAGATTGCCGATGATTCCGATGAAACACTGTAGGCTTAACACGAGTGCGCCGCAACAGTATCTCGCTCGCGAGATAGACAACCCGACCctttataagttttaattattagttagaaaaaaatggtaatctatctcgcccgcgagataCTGCTGCGGCGCTCTCGTGCTAAACTTACTGTAAGGTTTaacttaatatataattaaataaatttataagatGGTCGAAGCCACAAAATCACAGGACAGTGGGTAGGTATAATGTTTTTAGTCGACGTATTGCCGTATGGAAGGAAACCTGAGGAAGAGGGGAAGTAGGTGGAGGGATACAGTACCTACTTAAAGAAGGGCACACAAACAATCGCGGTGCCACCTGAAGGGAAAAGAAAACCAAAAAGAGATTCTTACATGTcccatgtctttttcttccttCTTCAATTTCTTATGGTCAGGTTCAGCCGGACTTCGCGTCCGATACTTTTCTCTTTCACCGGGTGATATGGAATTTCTCTGTAACAAAACAGCACAGCTACAGAAATAGTACACCCACGTTTTTACTGTTTACAATACGGTCGGGTAAACATTATCAAACCGTTTACGGTCGGGCTTACGTAAAGCAATCAATCGATCATTGTTCGCAAATAAATCGGCGTGCAGCGAAGCGAGCGCTagtcaatatcaatatcaaaacaAGCTGAGGCAGAGCAAACTGACCGCGTGATTAGCTCGGGGAGTGGTCACCGCCTGCCCCCCGGTGGGGCCGTCGGCCGCAACATTTGGATGAGTGCGCAAATACGGACTAATGAAATAATCATATACGTGACGACCCGCTCGGTCTGATTCCGCCGCGTTGACGTGTATGTATCACGAATATTATTCGCTGCCAGATATCGAAATGTATTCGGATTACTGATATTCGATCGAGTGCGCTGCGCTGTTAGACAGATGCTACGATTACTTCAAGTGCACGCAGGCGTGAGGACAGGTCGGGTGAAAAGGCTTACGTACGTGTCTGGTATCGTGAAGTCAACATATTGCGAATATAGCTCTCAATCTATCAGGTGGTGGTAGACAGTCCAGTTCGTATGCTTTGTGATACCGCTCAATGCGTTTTTATCGGTCTATAAAACCGACAAGACTTCGCTTATCTATGTCTGTATAGTTCTAGAGTGGTTCTTGCCTACTTACGTTACGCAAggtgataaaataattaaagtacACGTCCAGGATACAGTTGTAAATCTAATTCAGATGCTGCTACTGTACCACCCTCACGTCCGTCTTTGTCACACGGCGTGGCCGTA
This region of Cydia pomonella isolate Wapato2018A chromosome 17, ilCydPomo1, whole genome shotgun sequence genomic DNA includes:
- the LOC133527073 gene encoding protein groucho-like, which produces MYPSAGAMNAAAAAAAVAAARHPGPPQPGQPIKFTVGESCDRIKEEFNFLQAQYHNLKLECEKLASEKIEIQRHYVMYYEMSYGLNVEMHKQTEIAKRLNAIIAQILPFLSQEHQQQVATAVERAKQVTMTELNAIIGQQRPDLPRLLQQMHAAHLPTHGAPPLPLLGQGALPPAGLLGLGVPHHPLSVLAKPPDLHRPDDKGNGISSAEERHRNSISPGEREKYRTRSPAEPDHKKLKKEEKDMGHELVVDDASEEPTSPHNGAPSPRENGLDKLQPKKEHPPHSPRSGTSSNASTPSAKKLDEKPSTPISKPVTPTSGASGAGAAGAPLKAAVKPPALQYPYLGNGAHDAYGLAGYSARAALAYEPLRPPIGPAALAPIPGGKPAYSFHVSAEGQMQPVPFPPDALMGPGIPRHARQVSALAHGEVVCAVTVSSPTKYVYTGGKGCVKVWDISQPSKAPVSQLDCLQRDNYIRSVKLLPDGRTLIVGGEASNLSIWDLASPTPRIKAELTSSAPACYALAISPDSKVCFSCCSDGNIAVWDLHNQTLVRQFQGHTDGASCIDISADGTKLWTGGLDNTVRSWDLREGRQLQQHDFSSQIFSLGYCPTGEWLAVGMENSNVEVLHAVKPDKYQLHLHESCVLSLRFASCGKWFVSTGKDNLLNAWRTPYGASIFQSKESSSVLSCDISSDDKYIVTGSGDKKATVYEVIY